In one window of Kosmotoga pacifica DNA:
- a CDS encoding glycosyltransferase family 4 protein → MKICVITTAHPPNDVRINKEIKTALKAGASITYIAPQGVFDIDGVDYIPITKHASRIKRFVFGSREAFKKALKVDANIYHFHDPELINIGIKLKKTGKKVIYDIHENYPSVILQKTWIPRFLRKILAKVVDVKERRAVSKFDGIVVVVPQQLQRFQGVREFAVLPNYPESTIFNEVSENKKSDKLRFVYVGSLDEDRAIIEMIKAYEILVGKGYEIELHLAGPIYTEKIRQFIQRAEVTLKGFRYFGQVPYKKALEITANSDIGMLVIHRGKSKEESSPLKMFEYMAFGLPIIASNFDYWKNILENPSCALYVDPESPEDIAKKMELLVKDQVLRKTLGNAGREKSKNYLWESIEECLVELYERVGKK, encoded by the coding sequence ATGAAGATATGTGTTATAACAACAGCCCACCCACCTAATGACGTGAGGATAAATAAAGAGATAAAAACCGCACTGAAAGCTGGTGCTTCTATTACATACATAGCTCCCCAAGGAGTCTTTGATATTGATGGTGTTGATTATATTCCCATTACAAAGCATGCTTCGAGGATAAAGAGATTTGTTTTTGGGTCAAGAGAAGCCTTTAAAAAGGCCCTTAAAGTCGATGCCAATATTTATCATTTTCACGACCCTGAGCTTATAAACATTGGAATAAAACTCAAGAAAACTGGCAAGAAGGTCATCTATGATATCCATGAAAATTACCCATCGGTAATCTTGCAGAAGACATGGATTCCCAGATTTTTGAGAAAAATTCTTGCAAAAGTTGTTGACGTCAAAGAAAGAAGAGCTGTTTCCAAATTCGATGGAATAGTAGTTGTTGTTCCTCAGCAGTTGCAAAGATTTCAAGGGGTCAGGGAATTTGCAGTTTTACCAAATTATCCTGAGTCAACTATATTTAATGAAGTTTCAGAAAACAAGAAGAGCGACAAATTAAGATTCGTTTATGTTGGCTCCCTTGATGAAGATCGGGCAATAATTGAAATGATTAAAGCTTATGAAATTTTAGTTGGAAAGGGATATGAAATTGAGCTTCATCTCGCTGGTCCGATATATACCGAGAAGATAAGACAGTTTATCCAACGAGCTGAAGTAACCTTGAAAGGATTCCGCTATTTTGGACAAGTTCCTTACAAAAAGGCACTTGAAATAACGGCAAATTCAGATATAGGCATGTTGGTGATTCACAGAGGAAAGAGCAAGGAAGAATCTTCACCATTGAAGATGTTTGAATACATGGCTTTTGGGTTGCCGATAATCGCATCAAATTTTGATTATTGGAAGAATATTCTTGAAAATCCTTCCTGTGCGCTCTATGTTGATCCCGAATCACCCGAAGACATCGCTAAAAAAATGGAATTATTGGTAAAAGATCAAGTGCTTAGAAAGACTTTAGGTAACGCCGGAAGAGAAAAGAGCAAGAACTATTTATGGGAATCCATTGAAGAATGCCTTGTTGAATTATACGAAAGGGTTGGTAAGAAATGA
- a CDS encoding Gfo/Idh/MocA family protein, with protein sequence MARLRAALIGCGRIGIKKHLEAFAVNSDKIELVAVCDIVKERAEKAAEEYKKRCGLYVVGCTEDQAVMNNVLKSAQPTTNNQRRISKPQVITDYSELLDKDIDFVTIATESGNHYKNTIDFLSAGKHVLVEKPMALSTRHMNEMISLAKEKELKLGVCFQNRFNPPIQELRKAIDSGAFGRIFNATARILWNRNEDYYKQASWRGTWAMDGGTLMNQCSHNIDLLQWVLGGEVEEIYAVTKNYNHKYIETEDFGVAIIKFKNGSVGIIEGTANVYPKNLEETLSVFGERGTVVIGGLAVNRIQTWLFDGVDGHPFMKLPDPETVYGYGHVTLFADFVDAIIENRDPYITGEEGRKAVEIILGIYKSAKEKQPVKFPIDFSTEDMMGIEL encoded by the coding sequence ATGGCTCGGTTGCGCGCTGCATTAATCGGTTGTGGACGTATCGGAATTAAGAAGCACCTTGAGGCATTTGCGGTTAATTCCGACAAAATAGAACTTGTTGCGGTATGTGATATTGTAAAAGAGAGAGCTGAAAAAGCTGCGGAAGAGTATAAGAAGCGTTGTGGGTTGTACGTTGTGGGTTGTACGGAAGATCAAGCGGTTATGAACAACGTTCTAAAAAGCGCACAACCAACAACCAACAACCAACGACGTATTTCCAAACCACAAGTTATTACTGACTATTCTGAATTGCTTGATAAAGACATCGACTTTGTGACCATTGCCACAGAAAGTGGGAATCACTATAAAAACACTATTGATTTCTTGAGTGCTGGTAAACATGTCCTTGTTGAAAAGCCCATGGCTTTGAGTACAAGACATATGAATGAAATGATTTCCCTCGCCAAAGAAAAAGAGCTCAAGCTTGGTGTCTGTTTTCAAAATAGATTCAACCCACCTATCCAGGAGCTAAGAAAGGCGATTGATTCTGGAGCGTTTGGGAGAATTTTCAATGCAACAGCGAGAATTCTCTGGAACAGGAATGAAGATTATTATAAACAGGCTTCATGGAGAGGAACGTGGGCCATGGATGGTGGCACGTTAATGAACCAGTGCTCCCATAATATAGATCTGCTTCAGTGGGTTCTTGGGGGAGAGGTAGAGGAAATTTACGCCGTGACAAAAAATTACAATCACAAATATATAGAAACAGAGGATTTTGGCGTTGCGATCATAAAATTCAAAAACGGTTCCGTTGGAATAATTGAAGGAACTGCGAATGTTTATCCAAAAAACCTTGAAGAGACCCTTTCAGTTTTCGGTGAAAGGGGTACGGTGGTTATAGGTGGTCTGGCAGTTAATCGCATTCAAACATGGTTGTTCGACGGTGTCGATGGTCATCCTTTCATGAAATTGCCAGATCCTGAAACTGTATATGGCTACGGCCATGTCACCCTTTTTGCAGATTTTGTAGATGCAATTATTGAAAACAGGGATCCTTACATCACCGGTGAAGAGGGAAGAAAGGCAGTAGAAATAATTCTCGGAATCTATAAATCTGCTAAAGAAAAACAACCTGTAAAGTTTCCAATTGATTTTTCAACTGAGGATATGATGGGTATAGAGCTCTAA
- a CDS encoding DegT/DnrJ/EryC1/StrS family aminotransferase: MKIPLFDLTRQYIKIRQEILTEIDKVISSGRVILGENVSLFEEEIANFVGVKHAIGVANGSDALFIALKALGIGEGDYVITTPYTFFATVSCITRNRAIPIFVDIDPVTYNIDLDKVEEVLTSHPNRDRIKAFIPVHLFGQTVNLERLEYIKQKYGIKILEDCAQSIGSTWTYSDGTVKRSGSIGDAAVFSFFPTKNLGAYGDGGMIVANDDEIAEFCRSFRVHGSKTKYVHDVVGINSRLDEIQAAVLRVKFRYLQEYTNKRREIAKEYQKLFEDTKSVKEMIVWPNVPDDNSHVFHQYVIRVKNGQRDVLREFLKEKGIGTSIYYPMGLHQQKCFAYLNIPKGSLPETERASKESLALPIFPELKIKEVEYIVLKILEYRGG; the protein is encoded by the coding sequence ATGAAAATTCCATTGTTTGATTTAACCAGACAGTATATAAAAATAAGACAAGAAATACTGACAGAAATCGATAAGGTAATAAGTTCCGGGAGGGTAATTCTCGGTGAAAATGTAAGTCTGTTTGAAGAGGAAATAGCTAATTTTGTTGGAGTAAAACATGCTATTGGTGTTGCTAATGGTTCCGATGCACTCTTCATTGCTTTGAAAGCCCTGGGAATTGGTGAAGGAGATTATGTCATCACCACACCCTATACTTTCTTCGCCACTGTTAGCTGCATAACACGAAACAGAGCAATTCCAATATTTGTAGACATCGATCCAGTCACCTACAATATTGATCTGGATAAAGTTGAAGAGGTTCTTACATCTCACCCAAACAGAGACAGAATAAAGGCCTTTATCCCGGTACACCTTTTTGGGCAAACGGTTAATCTGGAAAGATTGGAATATATCAAGCAAAAGTATGGAATTAAAATTCTAGAAGATTGTGCTCAATCCATAGGGTCTACATGGACGTATTCTGATGGTACGGTGAAAAGAAGCGGTTCAATAGGAGATGCTGCAGTCTTTTCTTTCTTTCCTACGAAGAACCTTGGAGCTTATGGTGATGGAGGAATGATCGTTGCAAATGATGACGAGATCGCGGAGTTCTGCCGTAGTTTTCGGGTTCATGGCTCAAAAACTAAATACGTTCATGATGTTGTTGGCATAAACTCTCGATTGGATGAAATTCAGGCAGCCGTATTGAGGGTTAAATTCAGATATTTACAGGAATATACCAATAAAAGGCGGGAAATAGCCAAAGAATACCAAAAGCTATTCGAGGATACCAAAAGTGTGAAAGAAATGATCGTGTGGCCAAATGTTCCTGATGATAATTCTCACGTTTTTCACCAGTATGTTATTAGGGTAAAGAACGGGCAAAGAGATGTTCTAAGGGAGTTCTTGAAAGAAAAAGGCATAGGAACTTCGATATATTATCCCATGGGTCTTCATCAGCAAAAGTGCTTTGCATATCTGAACATTCCAAAGGGGTCTTTGCCTGAAACAGAAAGAGCTTCCAAAGAGTCCCTGGCTCTTCCGATATTTCCAGAATTAAAAATTAAAGAGGTGGAATATATAGTTCTTAAAATTTTGGAATATCGAGGTGGTTGA
- a CDS encoding glycosyltransferase — MKSLVIGYNHTFNDKRVMRTVKALRKLGTVYYQYAGDFVNDFEDIVSIPLKKPNAKKRIKYYKQRREFDKEILKLVKTLDYDLAYFHYFPASMPLGIFKAVKERGKTLIYELHEIIPIQFLPERYKSLSFIMWQIFKQQLLLSDAIACASEEALKFMLTKTRVLSKPFFILPNYASIKLLPEPRSKRRKEIVYVGRAQRSTNSEKAFLMELKNRGFTLKSIGMNWNIADISLPFLPYPEMMKEVARSAFSLISFQSRKDINYSNDIYSLPNKLFDSVAAGTPVIVNSRFKSMASLVERYNVGTVIDTTQSICSITTKIIKAWNDYETFLDAIQTNAEHFIWNEKKEQEFIDFVLGVIK; from the coding sequence ATGAAATCTCTGGTTATCGGTTATAATCATACATTTAACGATAAAAGAGTTATGAGAACGGTAAAGGCTCTAAGAAAACTTGGAACAGTATATTATCAATACGCCGGAGACTTTGTAAATGATTTTGAAGATATAGTTAGCATTCCATTGAAGAAACCAAATGCTAAGAAGCGAATTAAATATTACAAACAAAGAAGAGAATTTGACAAAGAAATTCTCAAACTTGTTAAAACTCTTGATTACGATCTCGCCTATTTTCATTATTTTCCTGCTTCGATGCCTCTTGGCATTTTTAAAGCCGTGAAAGAAAGAGGGAAAACCTTAATTTATGAACTCCATGAAATAATACCTATTCAATTTCTCCCAGAACGGTATAAATCGCTCTCTTTTATCATGTGGCAAATATTTAAACAACAACTTTTGTTATCCGACGCTATTGCCTGTGCTTCTGAAGAAGCGCTTAAATTTATGCTGACGAAAACCAGGGTTTTAAGTAAGCCCTTCTTCATTCTTCCAAATTATGCTTCAATTAAACTTCTCCCTGAACCAAGAAGCAAACGAAGGAAAGAGATAGTTTATGTTGGCAGGGCTCAAAGAAGTACGAATAGTGAAAAAGCCTTCCTTATGGAGTTAAAAAACAGGGGATTCACTCTAAAAAGCATTGGTATGAACTGGAATATTGCGGATATTTCACTTCCTTTCCTTCCCTATCCTGAAATGATGAAAGAAGTTGCCAGATCTGCATTTTCTCTTATATCTTTCCAATCAAGGAAAGATATCAACTATTCCAACGATATCTACTCTTTACCAAACAAACTGTTTGATTCAGTTGCAGCCGGGACGCCGGTTATCGTAAACTCGCGCTTTAAAAGCATGGCTTCTTTAGTTGAGAGATATAATGTAGGGACAGTAATTGATACAACGCAATCTATATGTTCTATTACCACTAAAATAATTAAAGCGTGGAATGATTACGAAACGTTCCTCGATGCTATCCAGACGAATGCTGAACACTTCATTTGGAATGAAAAAAAAGAACAGGAGTTCATCGATTTTGTTCTAGGAGTGATCAAATGA
- a CDS encoding nucleotide sugar dehydrogenase: protein MLKKKIAEREAVIGVIGLGYVGLPLAVEKAKAGFKVIGFDIQESKVDMVNRGHNYIGDVVNEDLEKIVRKGMLRATTDFDELKNCDVVAICVPTPLNVFKQPDLTYVINSTKEVAKRLHKDMLVVLESTTYPGTTEEVMKPILEETGLKCEEDFYLAFSPERVDPGNLRYKTKNTPKVVGGVGKESTEVAKLLYESVLDAEVFVVSSPKEAEMTKILENTFRIVNIALINEMAIVANKMGINIWEVVDAASTKPFGFMPFYPGPGVGGHCIPIDPFYLTYIARKYDYHTRLIELAGEINDFMPEYVVDRLMKLLNERKKCMNGAKIVMLGIAYKGDIDDMRESPALKVLEHLEKNLADVTVVDPYVNEFKWNDGIVKTAKLSAELIKSADAVIITTAHKRNVNYKLVVDNAKLVFDTKNILKTLGISGENVEVL from the coding sequence ATGCTTAAAAAGAAAATTGCGGAAAGAGAGGCTGTGATAGGTGTTATTGGTTTGGGATATGTGGGCTTGCCCCTTGCCGTTGAAAAAGCAAAGGCGGGTTTCAAAGTTATCGGGTTTGATATTCAAGAATCAAAAGTAGATATGGTCAACAGAGGCCACAACTATATTGGTGATGTAGTGAATGAAGATCTAGAGAAGATCGTTAGAAAAGGAATGTTGAGAGCTACAACTGATTTTGATGAACTCAAGAACTGTGATGTCGTCGCAATTTGTGTGCCAACACCTCTAAATGTTTTCAAACAACCCGATCTAACATATGTCATCAATTCGACAAAAGAAGTCGCTAAAAGGCTTCACAAAGATATGTTGGTCGTTCTGGAATCAACAACATATCCTGGTACTACTGAGGAAGTAATGAAACCGATCCTCGAAGAGACGGGATTGAAGTGTGAAGAAGATTTTTATCTCGCCTTCAGTCCGGAGAGAGTCGATCCTGGAAATCTCAGATACAAGACAAAAAATACCCCGAAAGTTGTTGGAGGGGTAGGCAAGGAATCGACGGAAGTAGCGAAACTTCTGTATGAATCGGTGCTTGATGCCGAGGTTTTTGTGGTTTCCTCACCAAAAGAGGCTGAGATGACGAAGATCCTTGAAAACACTTTCAGAATAGTAAACATAGCTTTAATAAACGAAATGGCGATCGTTGCAAACAAAATGGGTATTAACATCTGGGAAGTTGTAGATGCAGCTTCCACAAAGCCTTTTGGTTTTATGCCCTTTTATCCTGGGCCTGGGGTTGGGGGACATTGCATTCCTATTGATCCCTTCTATCTCACCTACATTGCCAGAAAATATGATTATCACACTCGTTTGATAGAACTGGCAGGAGAGATAAATGACTTCATGCCGGAATACGTTGTTGACAGACTTATGAAGCTCCTGAATGAGAGAAAAAAGTGCATGAATGGTGCGAAGATTGTTATGCTGGGCATCGCTTACAAGGGGGATATAGATGATATGAGAGAATCCCCCGCTCTCAAGGTTCTTGAACATTTGGAGAAGAATTTAGCCGACGTTACCGTCGTTGATCCTTATGTAAACGAATTCAAATGGAATGATGGAATAGTGAAGACTGCAAAACTCTCTGCCGAGCTCATTAAAAGTGCCGATGCAGTTATTATCACTACAGCTCACAAACGTAATGTAAATTACAAACTCGTTGTTGATAATGCAAAATTGGTGTTCGATACGAAGAATATCCTAAAGACTCTTGGAATTAGCGGGGAAAATGTGGAAGTACTTTGA
- a CDS encoding MarR family winged helix-turn-helix transcriptional regulator encodes MNINEFSFLNPSPDFREMSILRAITKNADISQQRLSQISGVVPSMINRYLSDFEDKGYIKKMGENRRNMKYILTESGKFRLQFLTISYLREIAKLYAQSREIFGKVLDKLLYEEYKRPLLYGAGIIGSILFDILQTEGIEPIGFVDDSKVKQGNMFHGLYVYSAKEAKELQYDVVIVASFRHAGDIAKNATKAGMKNIMVFTISEMGEVELSNLTQQSIESREGENREIE; translated from the coding sequence ATGAACATCAATGAATTTTCCTTCTTAAACCCTTCGCCGGATTTTAGAGAAATGAGTATTTTAAGAGCGATTACCAAAAACGCGGATATTTCACAGCAAAGGTTATCTCAGATTTCCGGTGTTGTACCCAGTATGATAAACCGATATTTGAGCGATTTTGAAGATAAGGGATACATCAAAAAAATGGGTGAAAACCGGAGAAACATGAAGTACATTTTGACAGAATCGGGAAAATTCAGGCTCCAGTTTCTCACTATTTCCTACCTTCGTGAAATCGCTAAGCTCTATGCCCAGTCACGGGAAATATTCGGAAAGGTTCTGGATAAGCTCCTGTATGAAGAATACAAGAGGCCTCTGCTTTATGGTGCTGGCATAATAGGAAGCATTTTATTTGACATTCTTCAAACTGAAGGCATTGAACCAATAGGATTTGTAGACGACTCAAAGGTAAAGCAAGGTAATATGTTTCATGGACTTTACGTCTATTCTGCCAAAGAAGCGAAAGAGCTTCAATACGATGTGGTTATAGTTGCTTCCTTCAGACATGCCGGCGATATTGCCAAAAATGCAACAAAAGCCGGAATGAAGAACATCATGGTCTTTACAATCTCAGAAATGGGAGAAGTGGAGCTGTCTAATTTAACTCAACAAAGCATCGAGAGCCGAGAAGGCGAGAACCGAGAAATTGAATAG
- a CDS encoding four helix bundle protein: MKTYKELDAWQFSMFLAKKIYEITKSFPTYEQYGLSLQMQRAAVSVPSNIAEGSGRNHKKEFVQFLYHSRGSLLELETQVELSKMLDYLDEENYLEVSSLIKRTHRIINGLIFSLKNSPTTNNQQRTTAEE; encoded by the coding sequence ATGAAAACGTATAAGGAACTTGATGCTTGGCAATTTAGTATGTTTCTCGCAAAGAAAATATATGAAATAACAAAATCTTTTCCTACATATGAACAATACGGACTTTCTTTGCAAATGCAAAGAGCTGCAGTTTCGGTGCCTTCGAATATTGCCGAGGGATCGGGAAGGAATCATAAAAAAGAATTTGTGCAGTTTTTGTACCATTCGAGAGGTTCTTTGCTTGAACTGGAAACTCAAGTCGAACTTTCTAAGATGCTGGATTATTTAGATGAAGAAAATTACCTGGAGGTTTCTTCACTTATTAAACGAACTCACAGAATCATAAATGGTTTAATTTTTTCACTTAAAAATTCACCTACAACCAACAACCAACAACGTACAACGGCAGAGGAGTGA
- a CDS encoding glycosyltransferase — MKKTILLISNHFPFSPGEEFLKVEVDILSEYFDIILAPMNATGKRRDVPDNVVVCGTLAKRIAKLSTNKLQRVLKSISELRHKIEIIREISKNLYFPRKLAEIINYSAIGNEIVNWFEEEYSQKKIKVNILYSYWLLYAAYGVLKIKAKHKEVVCVTRAHGSDLYSYASNRYLPLREYILSNIDKVFCVSEHGKSYLSSLFPQYADKVAVSRLGTLDPKIVNEGSKDGKFRAVSCSSLVTVKRVKLIIKAISYVSKRTCKEIVWTHIGDGPQRKQLEEFARFELGKKNVKYEFAGQLPHDHVLSYYSSNPVDVFINTSSSEGLPVSIMEAMSYGIPVIATDVGGTSEIVGEDNGFILNKDVSAKEIGEMLFRFINEDHNKIAAKRKNTRKKWGVGFNAQKNFTQFSSELLGMCS, encoded by the coding sequence ATGAAAAAGACAATTTTGCTGATCTCTAATCATTTCCCATTTTCTCCTGGAGAAGAATTTCTTAAGGTTGAGGTAGATATTTTGTCGGAATATTTCGATATTATTCTAGCTCCCATGAATGCAACAGGAAAAAGAAGAGATGTGCCTGATAATGTGGTAGTTTGTGGAACTCTGGCAAAGCGCATCGCCAAGCTTTCTACTAACAAACTACAAAGGGTCTTAAAGTCGATTTCAGAGTTAAGGCATAAGATTGAGATTATCCGAGAAATTTCCAAGAACCTTTATTTTCCTCGAAAACTTGCAGAAATCATCAACTATAGTGCTATTGGCAATGAGATTGTTAACTGGTTCGAAGAGGAATATTCTCAAAAGAAAATCAAAGTAAATATTTTGTATTCTTACTGGCTTCTTTATGCTGCCTATGGTGTTTTGAAAATAAAGGCGAAGCATAAAGAAGTAGTGTGTGTCACGCGAGCTCATGGGAGTGACCTTTACTCCTATGCATCAAATCGATATTTGCCCCTTAGGGAATATATTCTATCGAACATAGATAAAGTGTTCTGTGTTTCTGAACATGGAAAGAGTTACTTGAGTTCATTGTTCCCTCAATACGCAGACAAGGTAGCGGTTTCAAGACTCGGAACTTTAGACCCAAAGATTGTTAACGAGGGAAGTAAAGACGGAAAATTCAGGGCGGTCTCTTGCTCTTCTTTAGTCACTGTAAAAAGGGTGAAGCTCATAATTAAGGCAATTTCTTATGTTTCTAAAAGAACCTGCAAAGAAATAGTTTGGACGCACATCGGCGACGGACCTCAGAGAAAACAGTTAGAAGAATTTGCTCGTTTTGAACTAGGCAAGAAAAATGTCAAATATGAATTTGCTGGTCAATTGCCTCACGATCATGTTTTAAGCTATTACTCTTCAAATCCAGTAGATGTATTCATCAATACAAGTTCGTCTGAAGGATTACCAGTTTCAATAATGGAAGCAATGAGTTATGGAATTCCAGTTATTGCTACTGATGTTGGGGGAACAAGCGAAATAGTTGGTGAAGATAATGGTTTTATTTTGAATAAAGATGTATCTGCTAAAGAAATTGGTGAGATGCTATTTCGTTTCATTAACGAAGATCATAACAAAATCGCGGCTAAAAGAAAAAACACCAGAAAGAAATGGGGAGTAGGGTTCAATGCACAAAAGAATTTCACCCAATTCTCCTCTGAGCTTTTAGGTATGTGTTCTTAG
- a CDS encoding glycosyltransferase family 2 protein: MLPVVSVVIPARNEEQFIGKCLDGFLNQDYPLDSMEIIVVDGMSEDRTSKVVEEYSKKFPLIRLIKNPRRTTPVALNLGIKEAKGKYILFSGAHSEIPKDYVSKFVKYITEYNADNVGGLVLTVPRRDTLKGKVIAEILSSKFGVGGAKFRTGIDQPEEVDTVPFGFYRRDVFEKVGYFNEKLVRNQDIELNLRLKRAGGKIMLFPDVVLTYFSRSTFKEFWKNNFGNGFWVIYGSKFSKLPFSLRHLVPLLFVIFLLAGGVLSLFSHHARNIFIAVFGLYMMLDILYSIPISKKLKSLKAFFLALFGFLSLHISYGLGSLAGIFKLIVGGK; encoded by the coding sequence ATGTTGCCAGTTGTTTCCGTTGTCATACCTGCAAGAAACGAAGAACAGTTTATCGGGAAATGTTTAGATGGATTCCTTAATCAGGATTATCCCCTGGATTCAATGGAGATCATAGTAGTTGATGGCATGAGTGAAGACAGAACGTCAAAGGTAGTAGAAGAATACTCAAAAAAATTCCCCCTGATAAGATTGATTAAGAACCCTCGAAGAACCACCCCGGTTGCACTCAATTTGGGCATAAAAGAAGCTAAAGGAAAATATATTCTTTTTTCTGGTGCTCATAGCGAAATTCCGAAAGACTATGTATCAAAATTCGTTAAATACATAACTGAGTATAATGCAGATAATGTTGGTGGTCTTGTGCTGACAGTACCTCGGAGAGATACGTTAAAAGGCAAAGTTATTGCAGAAATATTATCTAGCAAATTTGGTGTCGGTGGGGCAAAATTTCGGACGGGAATCGATCAACCAGAAGAAGTAGACACTGTTCCTTTCGGATTTTATAGACGAGATGTCTTTGAAAAGGTCGGATATTTTAACGAAAAACTTGTTAGGAACCAGGATATAGAATTGAACCTACGGCTCAAAAGAGCTGGTGGAAAAATAATGCTTTTTCCTGATGTCGTGTTAACTTATTTTTCCCGTTCAACATTCAAAGAATTCTGGAAAAACAACTTTGGAAATGGGTTTTGGGTGATATATGGCAGTAAGTTTTCGAAACTCCCATTTTCTTTGAGACATCTTGTACCCCTTTTGTTTGTAATCTTTTTGCTGGCTGGGGGGGTATTGTCACTGTTTTCACATCATGCTAGAAATATCTTTATTGCAGTCTTTGGATTATACATGATGCTTGATATTTTATATTCAATACCAATCTCAAAAAAGCTGAAAAGCCTCAAGGCCTTTTTTCTGGCGCTTTTTGGATTTCTCAGCTTGCATATATCTTATGGTTTGGGTTCTCTAGCAGGAATATTCAAGTTAATCGTTGGAGGAAAATAA
- a CDS encoding UDP-3-O-(3-hydroxymyristoyl)glucosamine N-acyltransferase, whose translation MKLSDIESSFGIGKVLRDAQFKTLGKLNALSAEESMIFLLSEKYLSMLPHKMVSAVITTKELADEVLKKGEIGVIVSDKPKEDFYKIHEALIDEGFYYKTRNSNIHESVQIFPGVFIAEKNVIIGKNTIIYPNVVILENTEIGENCVIRAGTVIGTPGYEVTEFNGKQRVIKHAGKVVIGNNVELQANNAVSKGLFVTRNTEIHDDVKTDNLVHIAHGVKIGRRTKIAASAMIAGNVNIGEDVWIGPSAVISNGINIGDKAAITLGAVVTKDVPPGARVSGNFAIDHAKFIQFIKSIR comes from the coding sequence ATGAAACTAAGTGATATTGAAAGCTCCTTTGGAATTGGTAAAGTTTTAAGAGATGCTCAATTCAAAACGCTTGGTAAATTAAACGCTCTTTCAGCAGAAGAAAGCATGATTTTTCTTTTAAGCGAGAAATATCTTTCAATGCTTCCTCACAAGATGGTATCAGCTGTTATAACCACTAAAGAACTTGCGGACGAAGTTTTAAAAAAGGGTGAAATTGGTGTCATTGTTTCTGATAAACCAAAAGAAGACTTTTATAAAATACATGAAGCTCTCATTGATGAAGGCTTCTATTACAAGACAAGAAATTCAAATATTCATGAATCTGTACAGATTTTTCCTGGCGTCTTTATTGCTGAAAAGAATGTTATTATCGGAAAAAATACAATTATCTATCCTAATGTTGTAATCCTGGAAAATACGGAAATTGGAGAAAATTGCGTTATAAGAGCAGGAACAGTTATTGGTACTCCTGGTTATGAAGTAACCGAGTTCAATGGAAAACAAAGAGTCATAAAACACGCAGGTAAAGTTGTAATTGGGAATAACGTGGAACTTCAAGCAAATAATGCTGTCTCAAAAGGACTCTTCGTAACAAGAAATACAGAAATACATGACGATGTTAAAACAGACAATTTAGTACACATAGCTCATGGAGTCAAGATTGGAAGACGAACAAAAATAGCCGCTAGTGCAATGATAGCAGGTAATGTAAATATTGGTGAAGATGTTTGGATAGGTCCTTCAGCAGTCATTTCAAATGGAATAAACATTGGAGACAAAGCAGCGATTACTCTTGGAGCTGTGGTTACCAAAGATGTCCCCCCAGGAGCGAGAGTATCCGGAAATTTTGCGATAGACCATGCGAAGTTTATTCAATTTATTAAATCGATAAGATAG